One window of the Anaerobranca gottschalkii DSM 13577 genome contains the following:
- a CDS encoding DUF1653 domain-containing protein, with the protein MAIIIGGRYRHYKGNEYKVLHIAKHSETLEEMVVYQCLYGDFSLWVRPRKMFEELVEVEGKVIPRFSLIKENEKGC; encoded by the coding sequence ATGGCAATAATAATTGGAGGGAGATACCGCCATTATAAAGGTAATGAATATAAAGTTTTACATATTGCTAAACATTCAGAGACTTTAGAAGAAATGGTTGTTTATCAGTGTTTATATGGTGATTTTTCCCTTTGGGTCAGACCAAGGAAAATGTTTGAAGAACTGGTGGAAGTAGAAGGAAAAGTAATCCCCCGATTTAGTTTAATAAAAGAAAATGAGAAAGGATGTTAA